A genome region from candidate division KSB1 bacterium includes the following:
- a CDS encoding SLBB domain-containing protein, which translates to MNCFHGTIRYKSSVIIIVSLLAFQWMPLQAQTSGSEYLLGSEEKLEMQVHIWGEVRNPGEYRVSYDTDMIELISIAGGPTKDASLNNVQLTRPRIAGDVDQETLKKIAERAGDREISKEFVTQQLKASAREVVVFDVNKYLSNRDSETPPPVLRPGDIVHVKTTKWYRWREFIQALHQVALIASVYAWYLRSK; encoded by the coding sequence TTGAATTGTTTTCACGGTACAATCAGGTACAAGAGTTCGGTGATTATTATTGTTTCTCTGCTCGCATTCCAATGGATGCCTTTGCAGGCGCAAACGTCCGGCAGTGAATACCTGCTCGGGTCCGAAGAAAAACTGGAAATGCAGGTTCATATTTGGGGCGAGGTCAGAAATCCGGGCGAATACCGGGTCAGTTACGATACGGATATGATTGAATTGATTTCCATTGCCGGCGGCCCGACAAAGGATGCAAGTCTGAATAATGTCCAGCTGACACGTCCCAGAATTGCCGGCGACGTCGATCAGGAAACCCTGAAAAAAATAGCCGAACGCGCCGGAGACCGTGAAATCAGCAAAGAATTTGTGACGCAGCAGCTTAAAGCCTCGGCCCGCGAGGTGGTGGTTTTTGACGTCAATAAATATCTAAGCAACCGGGATTCAGAAACACCGCCGCCGGTGTTAAGACCGGGTGATATTGTGCATGTCAAGACGACAAAATGGTACCGATGGCGAGAGTTTATTCAGGCCCTGCATCAGGTTGCGCTGATCGCCAGCGTATATGCCTGGTATTTACGTTCCAAATAG
- a CDS encoding MFS transporter, with product MWSLYFSTWVVLELGYSDFWVSIVNSLSMILVALTMPLLGDWSDRKQKKLPALFIFTAICIVGTFLIGALGLSVTSSSLLLPMLLVLYVITNYSFQGGLVFYNALLPAVASRRSMGRVSGYGVGLGYLGSIAGLLVARLFVDGSVFGWTIEGVQAGGRVAAFIPTSIMFAVFAAPIFIFVKEKGVGYSQTQSWKINQSYKRVINSLKNTKEHPGLLRFLVAKLLYEDSIQTIIIFMGLYTQAVMGFSNVEANQFFILVIPTAIIGSALCGIVTDHFGPKKTLVFVVFAWCVCLIILIVTMSTTLFWILGGIVGVLLGSTWTAARPLLITLVPNENLGEFFGLYALSGKVAAIIGPMVWSGVALAFARYGNIVKYKAAVGALVILMIAGGVILRGVPDLHVKDKDRDPE from the coding sequence ATGTGGTCTCTCTATTTCAGTACCTGGGTGGTGCTGGAGCTGGGCTATAGTGATTTCTGGGTGTCGATTGTCAATTCTCTGTCTATGATCTTGGTTGCTTTGACCATGCCGTTATTGGGCGACTGGTCAGATCGGAAACAGAAAAAACTTCCGGCCTTGTTCATATTTACCGCTATCTGCATTGTCGGCACCTTTTTGATCGGCGCTCTGGGACTGTCGGTCACCTCATCATCTCTGCTTTTACCCATGCTGCTGGTCCTGTATGTGATTACCAATTACAGTTTTCAGGGTGGACTGGTGTTTTACAATGCACTGCTGCCTGCCGTTGCCTCGCGCCGTTCAATGGGGCGTGTTTCCGGATACGGGGTCGGACTGGGGTATCTGGGGTCAATCGCCGGATTGCTGGTGGCCAGGCTGTTCGTGGACGGTTCTGTGTTCGGCTGGACGATCGAAGGAGTACAAGCCGGCGGACGTGTGGCTGCCTTTATTCCGACCTCGATTATGTTTGCAGTGTTCGCCGCGCCGATATTTATTTTTGTCAAGGAAAAAGGTGTCGGATATTCACAGACTCAGTCCTGGAAGATCAATCAATCCTATAAACGTGTGATCAATTCGCTTAAAAACACCAAGGAACATCCCGGTCTGCTGCGGTTTCTGGTCGCCAAACTTCTCTACGAAGACAGTATACAAACGATCATTATATTTATGGGTCTGTATACCCAGGCGGTCATGGGATTCTCAAATGTGGAGGCGAATCAGTTTTTTATCCTGGTCATCCCGACTGCGATTATCGGTTCCGCCCTGTGCGGAATTGTAACTGATCATTTTGGCCCCAAAAAGACACTGGTTTTTGTTGTGTTTGCCTGGTGTGTTTGTCTGATTATCCTGATTGTGACCATGAGCACCACTCTGTTCTGGATACTGGGCGGTATTGTGGGCGTGTTATTGGGGTCAACCTGGACAGCTGCAAGACCTCTGTTGATTACATTGGTTCCGAATGAGAACCTGGGAGAATTTTTCGGGCTCTATGCTCTGTCCGGCAAAGTCGCCGCTATCATCGGTCCGATGGTCTGGAGCGGTGTTGCTCTAGCGTTTGCCCGCTATGGTAATATAGTCAAATACAAGGCAGCTGTGGGAGCTCTGGTTATTCTCATGATTGCCGGCGGAGTTATTTTACGCGGTGTCCCCGATTTGCATGTAAAAGATAAAGATAGAGACCCTGAATAA